A single genomic interval of Camelina sativa cultivar DH55 chromosome 11, Cs, whole genome shotgun sequence harbors:
- the LOC104724932 gene encoding probable acyl-activating enzyme 6, translating into MEEIKPCAANSPPLTPLGFLERAAIVYGDCTSIVYGSNTVYTWRETNLRCLRVASSLSSLGIGKSDVVSVLSPNTPAMYELQFAVPMSGAILNNINTRLDARTVSVLLTHSESKLLFVDVFFCSLAIEAIGMMTTDPPVLVFVADKEEEGGGGGDDDVADRYTYDNLIQRGDPNFKWIRPESEWDPVVLNYTSGTTSAPKGVLHCHRGIYVMSVDSLIDWTVPKNPVYLWIVPIFHANGWTYPWGIAAVGGTNVCLRKVDVPLVYRLIREHGVTHMCGAPVVLNMLSVSQESQPLNRPVNFLTAGSPPPAAVILRAESIGFVISHGYGLTETAGVIASCAWKPQWNRLPASDRAMLKTRQGVRTVGGFTEIDVVDPDSGRSVERDGETVGEIVMRGSSIMLGYLKDRSGTEKALKNGRLYTGDVGVIHSDGYLEIKDRSKDIIITGGENVNTVEVETVLYTNPAVDEVAVVARPDEFWGQTPCAFVSLKSGLSTKPTEEELIEYCRKMMPRFMVPKTVLFMNELPKTSTGKFSKFLLKEIAKNMVDETVS; encoded by the coding sequence ATGGAGGAAATAAAGCCATGCGCCGCTAACTCGCCACCATTGACGCCTTTAGGGTTCTTGGAGAGAGCCGCCATCGTATACGGTGACTGTACCTCCATCGTTTACGGAAGTAACACCGTTTACACGTGGCGGGAAACAAACCTCCGTTGCCTCCGCGTCGCGTCGTCTCTGTCTTCACTTGGAATCGGAAAGTCCGACGTCGTATCCGTCCTTTCTCCCAATACTCCGGCGATGTACGAGCTCCAGTTTGCTGTTCCCATGTCCGGCGCAATACTCAACAACATCAACACACGCCTCGACGCACGCACCGTCTCTGTTCTTCTCACACACTCTGAATCTAAGCTTCTTTTCGTCGACGTCTTCTTCTGCAGTCTAGCCATAGAAGCTATCGGGATGATGACGACTGATCCGCCAGTTCTCGTCTTCGTCGCAGATAAAGaggaggaaggaggaggaggaggagatgatgaCGTGGCCGATCGTTACACTTACGATAACCTGATCCAGAGAGGTGATCCGAATTTCAAATGGATCCGACCCGAAAGCGAATGGGATCCGGTTGTGCTTAATTACACTTCCGGTACAACTTCGGCTCCCAAGGGAGTGTTACACTGCCACAGGGGCATTTACGTAATGTCGGTTGACTCTCTAATCGATTGGACCGTACCGAAAAATCCGGTTTACTTATGGATCGTACCGATATTTCACGCTAACGGCTGGACCTATCCATGGGGAATCGCCGCCGTAGGAGGAACAAACGTCTGTTTGCGCAAGGTTGACGTGCCGTTAGTCTATCGTTTGATTCGTGAACACGGCGTCACACACATGTGCGGAGCTCCGGTGGTGCTCAACATGTTATCCGTGAGTCAGGAATCTCAGCCTCTTAACCGTCCCGTCAACTTCTTAACCGCCGGTTCTCCGCCTCCAGCCGCCGTGATCCTCCGAGCAGAATCAATCGGTTTTGTGATCAGTCACGGTTACGGACTAACGGAAACGGCTGGTGTGATCGCCTCCTGTGCGTGGAAGCCGCAGTGGAATCGTTTACCGGCGAGTGATCGTGCCATGTTGAAGACACGGCAAGGAGTGAGAACCGTCGGAGGGTTTACTGAAATCGACGTGGTGGATCCTGACTCAGGTCGGAGCGTTGAGAGGGACGGAGAAACCGTCGGGGAGATAGTGATGAGAGGAAGCTCGATCATGCTTGGTTACTTAAAAGATCGGAGCGGAACAGAGAAAGCTCTCAAGAACGGGAGGTTATACACCGGAGACGTTGGTGTGATTCATTCGGATGGTTATCTAGAGATTAAAGATAGGTCAAAAGATATAATCATAACGGGTGGAGAGAATGTGAATACCGTTGAGGTTGAAACGGTTTTGTATACGAATCCTGCGGTGGATGAAGTGGCGGTGGTGGCGAGACCTGATGAGTTTTGGGGACAGACGCCGTGTGCGTTTGTGAGTTTGAAAAGTGGGTTGAGTACGAAACCTACCGAGGAGGAGTTGATAGAGTATTGTAGGAAAATGATGCCTAGGTTTATGGTTCCTAAAACTGTCTTGTTTATGAATGAGTTGCCTAAGACTTCGACTGGAAAATTTTCGAAGTTTTTGCTCAAGGAGATTGCTAAGAACATGGTTGATGAGACAGTTTCTTAA